A single genomic interval of Lynx canadensis isolate LIC74 chromosome A2, mLynCan4.pri.v2, whole genome shotgun sequence harbors:
- the CIDEC gene encoding cell death activator CIDE-3 isoform X1, giving the protein MEPNTIQVTRMEYAMKSLSLLYPKSFSRHVAVSTCTSMVTQQLLTESSLEAPKARPCRVSTADRSVRKGIMAHSLKDLLHKVRDTLMLADKPFFLVLEEDGTIVETEEYFQALGDDTVFMVLQKGQKWQPPSEKSTRYQLSLSRKPGKKIDVARVTFDLYKMNPQDFIGCLNVKATLYGTYSLSYDLHCYRAKRIMKEALRWALFSMQATGHVLLGTSCYMQQFLDATEGGQPPEGKAPSLIPSCLKMLQ; this is encoded by the exons ATGGA GCCCAACACTATCCAGGTGACAAGGATGGAATATGCCATGAAGTCCCTCAGCCTTCTCTACCCCAAGTCCTTCTCCAG GCATGTGGCAGTGAGCACCTGCACCTCAATGGTGACCCAGCAGCTACTGACCGAGTCCAGCCTGGAAGCCCCCAAGGCCCGGCCCTGCAGAGTAAGCACTGCTGACCGGAGTGTGCGGAAGGGCATCATGGCGCACAGTCTCAAGGACCTCCTCCACAAG GTCCGGGACACCCTGATGCTGGCAGACAAGCCCTTCTTCCTGGTGCTGGAGGAAGATGGTACAATTGTTGAGACAGAAGAGTATTTCCAAGCCCTGGGGGATGACACAGTGTTCATGGTCCTCCAGAAGGGGCAGAAATGGCAGCCCCCATCAGAGAAG AGTACTAGGTACCAACTCTCCCTCTCCCGTAAGCCCGGCAAGAAGATTGATGTGGCCCGTGTAACCTTTGACCTATACAAGATGAACCCACAGGACTTCATTGGTTGCCTGAATGTGAAGGCCACTCTGTATGGCACCTACTCCCTTTCCTATGACCTGCACTGCTACCGGGCCAAACGCATCATGAA GGAAGCTCTTCGTTGGGCCCTCTTCAGCATGCAGGCCACAGGCCATGTGCTGCTTGGCACATCGTGTTATATGCAACAGTTCCTGGATGCCACAGAGGGAGGGCAGCCCCCTGAGGGCAAAGCTCCATCGCTCATCCCATCCTGTCTGAAGATGCTGCAGTGA
- the CIDEC gene encoding cell death activator CIDE-3 isoform X2: MEYAMKSLSLLYPKSFSRHVAVSTCTSMVTQQLLTESSLEAPKARPCRVSTADRSVRKGIMAHSLKDLLHKVRDTLMLADKPFFLVLEEDGTIVETEEYFQALGDDTVFMVLQKGQKWQPPSEKSTRYQLSLSRKPGKKIDVARVTFDLYKMNPQDFIGCLNVKATLYGTYSLSYDLHCYRAKRIMKEALRWALFSMQATGHVLLGTSCYMQQFLDATEGGQPPEGKAPSLIPSCLKMLQ; this comes from the exons ATGGAATATGCCATGAAGTCCCTCAGCCTTCTCTACCCCAAGTCCTTCTCCAG GCATGTGGCAGTGAGCACCTGCACCTCAATGGTGACCCAGCAGCTACTGACCGAGTCCAGCCTGGAAGCCCCCAAGGCCCGGCCCTGCAGAGTAAGCACTGCTGACCGGAGTGTGCGGAAGGGCATCATGGCGCACAGTCTCAAGGACCTCCTCCACAAG GTCCGGGACACCCTGATGCTGGCAGACAAGCCCTTCTTCCTGGTGCTGGAGGAAGATGGTACAATTGTTGAGACAGAAGAGTATTTCCAAGCCCTGGGGGATGACACAGTGTTCATGGTCCTCCAGAAGGGGCAGAAATGGCAGCCCCCATCAGAGAAG AGTACTAGGTACCAACTCTCCCTCTCCCGTAAGCCCGGCAAGAAGATTGATGTGGCCCGTGTAACCTTTGACCTATACAAGATGAACCCACAGGACTTCATTGGTTGCCTGAATGTGAAGGCCACTCTGTATGGCACCTACTCCCTTTCCTATGACCTGCACTGCTACCGGGCCAAACGCATCATGAA GGAAGCTCTTCGTTGGGCCCTCTTCAGCATGCAGGCCACAGGCCATGTGCTGCTTGGCACATCGTGTTATATGCAACAGTTCCTGGATGCCACAGAGGGAGGGCAGCCCCCTGAGGGCAAAGCTCCATCGCTCATCCCATCCTGTCTGAAGATGCTGCAGTGA
- the JAGN1 gene encoding protein jagunal homolog 1, translated as MASRAGPRAAGTDGSDFQHRERVAMHYQMSVTLKYEIKKLIYVHLVIWLLLVAKMSVGHLRLLSHDQVAMPYQWEYPYLLSIVPSLLGLFSFPRNNISYLVLSMISMGLFSIAPLIYGSMEMFPAAQQLYRHGKAYRFLFGFSAVSVMYLVLVLAVQVHAWQLYYSKKLLDSWFTSTQEKKRK; from the exons ATGGCATCTCGGGCAGGCCCGCGAGCGGCCGGTACCGACGGCAGCGACTTTCAGCACCGGGAGCGCGTCGCCATGCACTACCAGATGAG TGTGACCCTCAAGTATGAAATCAAGAAGCTGATCTACGTGCATCTGGTCATATGGCTGCTGCTGGTTGCCAAGATGAGTGTGGGACACCTGAGGCTATTGTCGCATGACCAGGTGGCCATGCCCTATCAGTGGGAATATCCGTATTTGCTGAGCATTGTGCCCTCTCTCTTGggcctcttctccttccctcgaAACAACATTAGCTACCTGGTGCTCTCCATGATCAGCATGGGGCTCTTTTCCATAGCTCCTCTCATTTATGGCAGCATGGAGATGTTCCCTGCTGCACAGCAGCTCTACCGCCATGGAAAGGCTTACCGCTTCCTCTTTGGTTTTTCTGCCGTCTCTGTCATGTACCTGGTGTTGGTGCTGGCAGTCCAAGTGCATGCCTGGCAGTTATACTACAGCAAGAAGCTCCTAGACTCTTGGTTCACCAGCACACAGGAGAAGAAGCGTAAATGA